The Ignavibacteria bacterium genome contains the following window.
TAAAATTTTAGTGAGATTGTGTTCAACGATTTTCAAAGAATTTATATCATCAAAAGCTGAGTAATAATCGATTAAAAAATTCAAGATTGGAAACATTGGGAATTTAGCTCCTTTCCCCCAGCCTCCATTTGACCAATCATAATTGTTTATTATAGTTTGATATGCTGCTTGAATTTTTTCTTTAGTGATTTCATCTTCAATTAATTCGGGTGAAAATGATTTCATTAAAAATGAATTAACATCTGCTTTTATCTTGTTTAATTCATCTCTTTTATTTTTATAGAAACTCAAAACCGAAAGTAAAATATCTTTAAAAGATGGTTTACCGAACTTTGGAGTGGGTGGAAAGTAAGTTCCGCCGAAAAATGGCGTTTTATCCGGGAATAGGAAAACACTAAGTGGCCACCCGCCGCTTCCTGTAGTTGAAGTGACAAATGTCATATAAAAATTATCAACATCCGGATGTTCTTCTCGATCCACTTTGATTGATACAAAATTCTCATTTAAGATTTCTGCAATCTCCTCATTTTCAAAACTTTCCTTTTCCATTACATGACACCAATGACATGAACTATATCCAATGCTTAGAAATACAGGACAATCTTTTTCCTGGGCTAATTCAAATGCTTCTTCAGACCAGGGAAACCAATCAACTGGATTGTATGCATGCTGCCTGAGATAGAGACTTTTTTCATTAATTAGGCGATTGGGTTTGTGTTTACTCATAATATTATCTTTTCAATTAAATTAACTTTTTATTTGTTTGTAAAACAAAGCTAAGATTGATTTTGTTCATTAAGAATAAACTTTGCCAAAGTTAATTTTATTTAATTTCTGACATAAAACTCGTCTTGATTGAATTCATTCTATGAATTATATTTGCAGTGCCTTTGAAGATAAATCGTTCTAAAAAAATTTGAAATGCGGGAATAGCTCAGTTGGTAGAGCGTCACCTTGCCAAGGTGAATGTCGCGGGTTCGAGTCCCGTTTCCCGCTCAACTAAAAATCCCGATGAAACAAACATCGGGATTTTTAGTTTTAGAAAGTGAATTGAAAATCTGGCGCGGTACCCAAGTGGCTAAGGGAGAGGTCTGCAAAACCTTTATTCGCCGGTTCGAATCCGGCCCGCGCCTCCAAAAACTAAAAAGGGATAATCTTACGATTATCCCTTTTTTAATTTAAACTCAAACACTAAACATCAAAAGCAGAATTAAATCAGTATCTTAAAATTGCACCAATCTTTTGATAATCTTTTAATTTTCCATCCTCGTAGAAAAAGACTTTTCCTTTCTGTAAAAAGACAACTTCAATTATCTCTTCAACAAAATCTTCAATCACGTAAGGATCGTTTGTATCTGTAATGAGAACAGGTTGATCACCTTCAAACTTTACTGGCTGGTGATAGTTTTCTTCAACAAGCAAAACTTCCACTCTGCCTTGATTTGCCAGATTCCAGATGTCTAATAATCCAAAAGCAGCTTTTTTGAAACCAAAACTTTCTTTGAATTCTAATAAATACTTTTCTCTTTGTTCAGTAAGAAATTTTTCCACAACTTTATTAGCCTTTTTACCCAGCTCAATTAAATTTTCTGAATTATAACTTCCTTCAATCTTCCCGATTAGATTTTTATAATCAGTCAATTCTTCAAATAACGAAATCAGTTTATTCACTCCTGAAACAATGAGCGGCAGATTATCTTCAGAATTCTTTTTGAACCTCTTATAAGTTTCTCTTATATACTGACGAATCCTTTCCCGTTGAGCCGATTCATATCCCCAAGTCCCCTGGTCATACTTTAAATCAACTACATCTTCAATAGTAAATGGAAAATCAACTGATTGAACAGGTTCGAGTATTTCACCAAATCCTTTAAAAAGATTAGTATCTTTTTCGTTCAAATTAATCAGAAAATATTCAACCGATTCGATTGAATTGTTTAATTAAAAATTTTGTCTCAAATGTATCGTCAACCACAACCATTTGAGGTACAGGAAATGGGAATTTTATATAAAACGCTCTCTTTTCATTCACAAAAATTCCTAATCCCTCACTCAGTCTGAATAAATCGATTTCATTTATAATCTGATTCGTTTTTTCGAGAATTAATTCAGCAACTTCTTTATCAACCTTTTGATCTAACTTCTCCTTTAGCTCATTTATTAAGTTCTTCAATTGAATTTTTTCTTTATTTGCATCAACTGTAATTCTCGTTGTTGGCATCAATAAAGTTACAGAAGGATAAATTTTTTCCTTCTGAAGATTTAATAAATCATTCTTTAACATAATTCGTACCTCCTTTTAGATTAAAGATAAAAATCCCCCGCGAAAAAGTGCGAGGGATCTAAAAATTTTCAAAATGTAATTATGAATTTTTTTGTTGAAATTCTTTCATAAATTCAACTAAAGCTTTAGCGCCTTCAATCGGGAATGCATTGTAAACCGAAGCCCTTAAACCACCAACTGATCTATGACCTTTTAATCCAACGAGACCTTTTTCGGTAGCCTCCTTAACAAATTTTTTCTCCAGTTCCTCATTTGGAAGTCTAAATGTAATATTCATCTTTGAACGACTATCTTTATCAGCATGTCCACGATAAAAACCATTTGAGTTATCAATTGCATCATAAATTAGTTTTGCTTTTTCCTCATTAATTTTTGCGATAGCTTCCAATCCACCAAGATTTAAAAGCCATTTTACAACTAGTCCAATAATGTAAATTCCAAATACTGGAGGAGTATTGTACAATGAATTGTTATCTGCATGAATTTTATAATTCAGCATTGTATGAAGTGAATCTTGAGAGCGTTCAAGTAAGTCTTCACGGATAATAACGATAGTAACTCCAGCAGGACCGAGATTTTTCTGAGCACCTGCGTAAATTAAACCAAATTTAGAGACATCAAACGGATATGAAAAAATATCAGAACTCATATCGCAAACAAGCGGTACGTTACCAACTTCAGGAATATAATGCCATTCTGTCCCGTATATTGTATTGTTTGAAGTATAATGAACATAAGAAGCATCTGGATCTAATTTTAATTCTTCCTGCTTCGGGATTCGTTTGAAATTTTCTTCTTCTGTTGATGCTGCAATGTTTACGGTACCAACTCTTTTTGCTTCTTTAACTGCTTTTTTACTCCAAGAACCAGTAACAATATAATCAGCTTTATTTTTTGGAGGCATTAAATTTAAAGGAACCATTGAAAATTGAAGACTTGCCCCACCACCGAGAAAAAGTATTTTATAATTCGATGGAATGTTAGCAAGTTTTCTGAGATTTTCTATTGTCTCATTGAGTATGTTCTCAAAAGTTGATGAACGATGGCTGATTTCAAGAATAGACATTCCAACATTAGGTAAAGCCATAAGATTTTCTTGAACCTCTTTCAATACAGGTTCAGGAAGAACTGCAGGTCCAGGATTGAAATTATATACTCTATTTGTCATAATAACCTCATTTGTTATTAAATTAAATGAATTAATAAACCATCTCTGAGTTTTGGTTCAAACCATGTTGATTTAGGCGGCATAATTTCGCCTGCATCTGAAATATTCATTAAATCTTCAATTGAAACAGGATACATCGAGAAGGCAACTTTTGCTTTTCCGCTGTTTACCAATCTCTCAAGCTCTTTTGTTCCTCTGATTCCACCAACAAAATCAATGTTCTTACTTGTTCGTGGATCATCGATTCCCAAAAACGGCTTCAATAAATAATTTTGAAGAATACTTACATCGAGATTTTCACCATAAGAGTTTCCCTCTTTTACATTTTCATTCGGAGTTAACAAATACCATTTGTTTGAAAAATACATACAAATATTTCTTTTCTGTTTAGGTTCTGAGTAATCAATCTCGCTTAAATTAAAATTAATTTTAACTTTTTCTAAGAATTCTTCATCAGAAAGGTTGTTCAAAGAAAAAACAATTCTATTATATGGCAGAATTTTTAACTGAGATGCAGGGAATAGAACCGCAAGGAAGAAATTATATTCTTCATCACCACGATGTTCAGGATTTTGTTCTCTTTTAATTGCTCTTACTCTTGAAGCACTTGCAGCACGGTGATGTCCATCGGCAATGTATATTTTCTCAACTTTTTTTATTTCCTCGATAATGTCTTGATTATACTCTTCAGGAACAATCCAGACTTTATGCTGAACACCATCCTTCGCAATAAAATCATAAATTGGTGCAACTTCCATTTTTATTTTATCCACAAGCTCATTTATCGAGCTTACATCACGATAGGTCAAAAAAACTGGACCAGTTTGAGCTGAAGTTGTAAGAATATGATTTGTTCTATCGTCTTCCTTTTCCTTTCGAGTTCTCTCGTGCTTCAAAATCACATTATTATCATAATCATCAACAGAAAAAGTAGCAGCTATGCCTGTTTGTGATTGTTCTCCCATTATTAATTGATAAAGATAGAATCTATCCGTTTGATCTTGTATTAATGGGGCTTTTTCTGAAATGAGCTGTAAATTTTTTCGTGCAAGTTGATATACTTCTTGTGAATAGGGATTAACATTTGGCGGCAATTCAATTTCAGAGCGGGTTACTCTTAAAAATGAAATTGGATTGCCTTCCGCAAGCTCGAATGCTTCTTCCCTACTCACAACATCATAAGGAACACTTGCAACTAAATGGGCGACATTTCTTTCTGGTCGGAGTGCTTTGAATGGTTTAATAATTGCCATAAAATTCCTTTATTTTTTTTCTCTCTGATGCAAAGTTCGTAAAAATTTGACTGATTTTCTATTTTATTGGCTGACGGTTTTTTAGGTTAGTTTTTGTAAATCTTAAATGATTAGATGGGATAATTCTGATAAATTTTCTTTAATAATGTTTTAATAAAGAACTTGGGAATTACCGGGAATGATTGATTGACAATTAAAAGTTGAGCGGGCGACGGGATTCGAACCCGCGACCCTCAGCTTGGGAAGCTGACGCTCTACCAACTGAGCTACACCCGCAAAATTTCAAAATTCATTTGCAATCTTAATAAAAAATCAATGTATTCTCAATTGTCTATTTGTCTTTCTTTTTCTTCAAGAATGGTTTGATTAATTCAATTGGTATCGGAAAAATAGTTGTTGAATTCTTTTCACTTGCAACTTCACTTAATGTTTGTAAAAATCTTAATTGAACAGCAACCGGGTGGTCTTCAATAATTTGTGCCGCTTCTTTTAATTTTTGGCTTGCTTGATATTCACCTTCGGCGTGAATGATTTTTGCTCTTCTTTCTCTTTCAGCTTCAGCTTGACGAGCCATTGCTCTCTGCATTTCTATCGGCAGATCAACATGCTTAATTTCTACATTAGATACTTTTATTCCCCATGGTTCAGTCTGATGATCAATTATTTTTTGTAACTCACGATTTATTTTGTCTCTCTCAGCAAGTAATTCATCAAGCTGAGATTGGCCCAAAACACTTCTTAAAGTGGTTTGTGATAGTTGTGATGTTGCGTTTAAATAATCTTCTACTTCAACAATTGCTTTTTCAGCCTGGACGACTCTGAAATAAACTACTGCGTTAACTTTTAAAGACACATTATCTTTGGTGATTATGTCTTGTGGTGGAACATCCATAACTATTGTTCTTAAACTTACTCTAACCATTCTATCCACTAATGGAATAAGAAAAATTAATCCCGGACCTTTCGCACCAATCAATCTTCCTAATCTAAAAACAACTCCTCGCTCATATTCTCTCAGAATTTTGATTGCACTTGAAAGAATGAGTATAACAAAGAAGATAATCGTGAATAAAATTGGTGAAATCATAATAACCTCCTCACTATAATTTTTTTACTTTTAATTTTAGATTTTGAACTTCTATAACCTCAACCTTAGAATTGGCTTCAATTTTCTGATTATTGATTGCAATTGCTGTCCATATTTCTCCATGAACTCTCACCTGACCTTCGGGATTTAGATCAGTGATTGCTTCGCCAATCTCACCAATCATTCCTTCAATTCCAGTAGCAGCTTTTCTTTTTTGGGCTTTGATGCCAAGTCCAATTGCAAATGAAAAGAATAAGAAAGTTAATACAGCAAGAACAATAATTATCTGATAAGAGATTTTAAATACCTCGAGAGCTGATTCTGTTCTAATTAACATAAGCGACCCCAGAATGAATGAAACAATTCCACCAATTGTTAGCAGTCCATGACTTGCAATTTGAGTTTCTAGTACAAACAAAATTATTGCAACGACAATTAAAGCAATTCCCGCAAAATTTACAGGAAGAGTGTGCAACGCATAAAACGCTAAGATCAGAGAAATAATCCCAATCACACCTGGGAATATTGAACCCGGATTGTACAATTCAAAGAGCAAACCATATAAGCCAATCATAAGAAGAATGTAAGCGATGTTCGGATCACTAATTAAACGTAAGAGTTTTTGACCAATGCTCATCTCGAATTCTACAATTTCTGCTTCTTTAGTTGAAAGCAGTTTTTCACCAAATGCACCCTGGACCTTCATTGAGTCAATTTTTCTTAATAAATCTTTTAAATCTGAAGCGATTAAATCTATTACTTTTAATTTCAAAGCTTCAGTTTCTGTAATAGAGAGATTTTTACGAACTGCATCTTCAGCCCACTTCACATTTCGATTCCTTTTCTCTGATATAGTTCTGATAAAAGCCGCTGCGTCGTTGGTAGCTTTTTCAATCATTATTGTATCTGTTTTTTCAAGTGAAACTGGATGAGCTGCACCTATATTTGTTCCAGGAGTCATTGCAGCAATATGTGCTGAAAGCGTGATAAATACTCCTGCAGAAGCTGCCTGCGCTCCTGAAGGTGTAACATATACCACAACAGGAACTTTTGATTCTAAAATTTCAGAAACGATTACACGAGTCGATTTTAATAATCCGCCTGGTGTATTTAATTTAATGATTACACATTCACCATTCTCAGAAACTGCAGCCTCAATTCCTTTTTTTATATATTCAGAAATTGGAGGCGAGATAGCATCATCAACAGTTAAGACAAAGATCTTTCCTGATTGAGCATAAATTAAATTTAGAAATAATGGGAGGTAGAAAAATATTTTGATAAATATTCGCTTCATAAACATTTCTGAATCAAGTTATACAAAAAATAAAATCGAAACAAGTTTACTTGAAGCTGAATCTATCCTTAACAATTAAAAGTTTTTTACATTAATGAACTGGTCAAAATTAGTTTTATTGTGGAAGGAGTTTTGGGAAAAATCTACTAAACCGGCTTTGTCAAATGTTCTTTCACTTTGCTTAATAAAAGCATTCCGATGGTGAAAAATAATCCCATACTCAAAATTGCAATTCTTTGACTTCCTGTCTGCCAGGAAACAAATCCGAAAACCAATGGACCAAATATTGCTGAAGACTTACCAAAAAAAGAGTAAAAACCAAAAAATTCAGTTTTTTTGTCAGGTGGGGTTAGCTTGCTCATTAGACTTCTACTTACAGACTGCGTTGAACCCATTCCAAGTCCAGCAATACATCCAACAATGAAAAACTCATACTTATATCGAATAATCGAAGCAGTAAAGATGACAATAAACCAGATGATTAAAGTAATGTATATTGTTTTTTTCTGACCGATTGAATCAGCAATCACACCAAAAATAATTGAACCCGCAACTGCTGTAGTCTGAGCAATCATAAAAAATAAAGTAAGTTCAGTGAAATCAAAATTTAATGTTGATTTTGCATAATTACCTGAAAAATAAATTGCTGTATTCACACCTTCGATGTAAAAAAAGAAAGCAATAAGAAAGAGAGCTAAATTCTTATAATTCT
Protein-coding sequences here:
- the serC gene encoding 3-phosphoserine/phosphohydroxythreonine transaminase, giving the protein MTNRVYNFNPGPAVLPEPVLKEVQENLMALPNVGMSILEISHRSSTFENILNETIENLRKLANIPSNYKILFLGGGASLQFSMVPLNLMPPKNKADYIVTGSWSKKAVKEAKRVGTVNIAASTEEENFKRIPKQEELKLDPDASYVHYTSNNTIYGTEWHYIPEVGNVPLVCDMSSDIFSYPFDVSKFGLIYAGAQKNLGPAGVTIVIIREDLLERSQDSLHTMLNYKIHADNNSLYNTPPVFGIYIIGLVVKWLLNLGGLEAIAKINEEKAKLIYDAIDNSNGFYRGHADKDSRSKMNITFRLPNEELEKKFVKEATEKGLVGLKGHRSVGGLRASVYNAFPIEGAKALVEFMKEFQQKNS
- a CDS encoding DUF1015 domain-containing protein encodes the protein MAIIKPFKALRPERNVAHLVASVPYDVVSREEAFELAEGNPISFLRVTRSEIELPPNVNPYSQEVYQLARKNLQLISEKAPLIQDQTDRFYLYQLIMGEQSQTGIAATFSVDDYDNNVILKHERTRKEKEDDRTNHILTTSAQTGPVFLTYRDVSSINELVDKIKMEVAPIYDFIAKDGVQHKVWIVPEEYNQDIIEEIKKVEKIYIADGHHRAASASRVRAIKREQNPEHRGDEEYNFFLAVLFPASQLKILPYNRIVFSLNNLSDEEFLEKVKINFNLSEIDYSEPKQKRNICMYFSNKWYLLTPNENVKEGNSYGENLDVSILQNYLLKPFLGIDDPRTSKNIDFVGGIRGTKELERLVNSGKAKVAFSMYPVSIEDLMNISDAGEIMPPKSTWFEPKLRDGLLIHLI
- a CDS encoding slipin family protein, producing MISPILFTIIFFVILILSSAIKILREYERGVVFRLGRLIGAKGPGLIFLIPLVDRMVRVSLRTIVMDVPPQDIITKDNVSLKVNAVVYFRVVQAEKAIVEVEDYLNATSQLSQTTLRSVLGQSQLDELLAERDKINRELQKIIDHQTEPWGIKVSNVEIKHVDLPIEMQRAMARQAEAERERRAKIIHAEGEYQASQKLKEAAQIIEDHPVAVQLRFLQTLSEVASEKNSTTIFPIPIELIKPFLKKKKDK
- a CDS encoding nodulation protein NfeD, whose translation is MKRIFIKIFFYLPLFLNLIYAQSGKIFVLTVDDAISPPISEYIKKGIEAAVSENGECVIIKLNTPGGLLKSTRVIVSEILESKVPVVVYVTPSGAQAASAGVFITLSAHIAAMTPGTNIGAAHPVSLEKTDTIMIEKATNDAAAFIRTISEKRNRNVKWAEDAVRKNLSITETEALKLKVIDLIASDLKDLLRKIDSMKVQGAFGEKLLSTKEAEIVEFEMSIGQKLLRLISDPNIAYILLMIGLYGLLFELYNPGSIFPGVIGIISLILAFYALHTLPVNFAGIALIVVAIILFVLETQIASHGLLTIGGIVSFILGSLMLIRTESALEVFKISYQIIIVLAVLTFLFFSFAIGLGIKAQKRKAATGIEGMIGEIGEAITDLNPEGQVRVHGEIWTAIAINNQKIEANSKVEVIEVQNLKLKVKKL